The following proteins are encoded in a genomic region of Nocardioides renjunii:
- a CDS encoding SGNH/GDSL hydrolase family protein: MSSKHLTRAGVALTLLGGVAGGTAYGARELLQRQAAQARRAIGKPLGEQAPSADKHYKRKYGEPVDLLVLGDSIAAGLGAERPKHTLGSRLARGIAKHAGRSVRLRTAAVVGSESSMLAGQLASLPDSYRPDVAVIIVGGNDVTHRVPVAESVRHLGAAIDDLRARGAEVVVGTCPDLGALRPVPQPLRALGSRASRQLAAAQRAEALERGARVVSLAHVVGPFFISNPDEMFSLDRFHPSAHGYKRTAKAMLPSVLAALGLVEVVPFGHHVPGVGGSG; the protein is encoded by the coding sequence GTGTCCAGCAAGCACCTGACCCGCGCCGGGGTGGCGCTCACCCTCCTCGGCGGCGTCGCCGGCGGTACGGCGTACGGCGCCCGCGAGCTGCTGCAGCGCCAGGCCGCCCAGGCGCGGCGGGCGATCGGCAAGCCGCTGGGGGAGCAGGCGCCCTCGGCCGACAAGCACTACAAGCGCAAGTACGGCGAGCCCGTCGACCTGCTCGTCCTCGGCGACTCGATCGCCGCGGGCCTCGGGGCGGAGCGGCCCAAGCACACGCTCGGCAGCCGCCTGGCGCGCGGGATCGCGAAGCACGCCGGCAGGTCCGTACGGCTGCGCACCGCTGCCGTCGTCGGGTCCGAGAGCAGCATGCTGGCCGGGCAGCTGGCGTCGCTGCCCGACTCCTACCGCCCCGACGTCGCCGTCATCATCGTCGGTGGCAACGACGTCACGCACCGGGTGCCGGTCGCCGAGTCGGTGCGCCACCTCGGCGCCGCGATCGACGACCTGCGCGCCCGGGGGGCCGAGGTGGTCGTGGGCACCTGCCCGGACCTGGGCGCGCTGCGCCCGGTCCCGCAGCCGCTGCGCGCGCTGGGCTCGCGGGCGTCCCGCCAGCTCGCGGCCGCCCAACGGGCGGAGGCGCTGGAGCGCGGTGCCCGGGTGGTCTCGCTCGCGCACGTCGTCGGCCCGTTCTTCATCAGCAACCCCGACGAGATGTTCAGCCTGGACCGCTTCCACCCGAGCGCCCACGGCTACAAGCGGACCGCCAAGGCGATGCTGCCGTCGGTGCTCGCGGCCCTCGGGCTGGTGGAGGTCGTGCCGTTCGGGCACCACGTCCCGGGGGTGGGCGGGTCAGGCTAG
- a CDS encoding ATP-grasp domain-containing protein translates to MTVLLATSGDLPQGEPGAAALDSVLHERGTDFAWVRWDDPAVDWAGADLVAVRSTWDYVTRHTEFLEWAGSLDQARLLNGADVFAWNHDKRYLADLGDLPAVPTLLADDRASLAAAVAELGTAVVKPRVGAGGAGLIVVTDPDDPRLGRPVRSHPDYPEVDGPWVVQPLVESIRTSGEVSVYVLGGRLTQRFDKQPGPGDVRVNEEFGGRVRAVDTGEVGDLAMRAYDAMAERFGRPMDYLRVDLLQWDGDWVVSELELIEPGLYLDVSPANAGPFADLLEARLRDVR, encoded by the coding sequence ATGACCGTCCTCCTCGCGACCAGCGGCGACCTGCCGCAGGGCGAGCCCGGCGCGGCCGCGCTCGACAGCGTGCTCCACGAGCGCGGCACTGACTTCGCCTGGGTGCGCTGGGACGACCCCGCCGTCGACTGGGCCGGCGCCGACCTCGTCGCGGTCCGCTCCACCTGGGACTACGTCACCCGGCACACCGAGTTCCTCGAGTGGGCCGGCTCGCTCGACCAGGCCCGGCTGCTCAACGGCGCCGACGTCTTCGCCTGGAACCACGACAAGCGCTACCTCGCTGACCTCGGCGACCTCCCGGCCGTGCCGACGCTGCTCGCCGACGACCGCGCGAGCCTCGCGGCCGCCGTCGCGGAGCTCGGCACCGCCGTGGTCAAGCCGCGCGTCGGTGCCGGAGGCGCCGGGCTGATCGTGGTGACCGATCCCGACGACCCGCGCCTGGGGCGGCCGGTGCGCAGCCACCCCGACTACCCCGAGGTCGACGGCCCGTGGGTGGTGCAGCCGCTCGTGGAGTCCATCCGCACCTCGGGCGAGGTGTCCGTCTACGTCCTCGGCGGCCGGCTGACCCAGCGCTTCGACAAGCAGCCGGGGCCGGGCGACGTACGCGTCAACGAGGAGTTCGGCGGGCGGGTCCGGGCCGTGGACACGGGTGAGGTCGGCGACCTCGCGATGCGGGCGTACGACGCCATGGCCGAGCGCTTCGGCCGGCCGATGGACTACCTGCGCGTCGACCTGCTGCAGTGGGACGGCGACTGGGTCGTCAGCGAGCTCGAGCTGATCGAGCCGGGCCTCTACCTCGACGTCTCGCCGGCCAACGCCGGGCCCTTCGCCGACCTCCTCGAGGCCCGGCTGCGCGACGTGCGCTGA
- a CDS encoding TadE/TadG family type IV pilus assembly protein: MSLCRKRTNERGAAAVEFALVVPLLFVLVFGMIDFGWAINRYAVINNAAREGVRLASLGTDSSEVAASVLDSLSDSGLDGAEIDVEVNCLTPTGGACGSWGDAASGGTALVEVTYVVEWLTPVGATISDGLVIRKTSRMRIE; this comes from the coding sequence GTGTCTCTGTGCCGCAAGCGAACCAACGAGCGGGGTGCTGCCGCCGTCGAGTTCGCCCTCGTCGTGCCGCTGCTCTTCGTCCTCGTCTTCGGGATGATCGACTTCGGGTGGGCGATCAACCGCTACGCCGTGATCAACAACGCCGCGCGTGAGGGCGTCCGCCTGGCCAGCCTCGGCACGGACTCCTCGGAGGTCGCGGCCTCCGTCCTCGACTCCCTGTCCGACTCCGGCCTCGACGGCGCGGAGATCGACGTGGAGGTCAACTGCCTCACCCCCACCGGCGGTGCCTGCGGGTCCTGGGGGGACGCCGCCTCGGGGGGCACCGCCCTCGTCGAGGTGACCTACGTCGTCGAGTGGCTGACGCCGGTCGGGGCGACCATCAGCGATGGCCTTGTCATCCGAAAGACCAGCCGAATGAGGATCGAATGA
- a CDS encoding pilus assembly protein TadG-related protein, whose protein sequence is MKLRRRTIRPRDERGATAVMVGLLSTVLFATAALAVDISSLAMERQRLHDHVDSAAHAGAFALPGTGTQAQTAALSMANSQDGDLNLTAGANTKLLCIVASTGVTREVKASQIPSTCNPGPPGAPFTASRYPGLRCNSYICAIPCATGTAAKCNTIEVRAEKPVDYGFAPIIGFDQGNTGSVASAACKGPCGSEVPNPLDIVIMADRTASMPSADRAQMKMAILNSLKTMTPSLHHVAFGALAKSRTSGFTPKGSFIRPTHPATPVYEDCARFTTTSTRNACRDRNTAKQTVYNAAVADWEAGESAFSKSAGWDGTGETDSDGICRSEAVRLNGRVAADTRNEGTWIPVDWTNGYLTETGALVSNSALVDAISCLPESASGEYGTNIGGSLKAAVRKVMGGSTVPGASDRPGTPRKVVIFETDGQPDEVGSATGSTAIGTTSELWSGQQSTSSSVKNGTNGCNRFKEVATNAKGAGVIVITIGFGSATTATCERYFDFAGEQKVKDVLASAASNAPSGGPSTAGDCTTPAGIAAENIDGDYFFCATKGDELAEIFKTALNQVSNSIRLIKLP, encoded by the coding sequence ATGAAGCTGCGCCGCCGAACCATCCGCCCGCGCGACGAGCGGGGGGCCACGGCCGTGATGGTGGGCCTGCTGTCCACCGTCCTCTTCGCCACGGCCGCTCTCGCCGTCGACATCAGCTCGCTCGCGATGGAGCGGCAGCGGCTCCACGACCACGTCGACTCCGCCGCTCACGCCGGCGCCTTCGCGCTTCCCGGCACCGGGACCCAGGCACAGACCGCGGCCCTCAGCATGGCCAACAGCCAGGACGGCGACCTCAACCTCACGGCCGGCGCCAACACCAAGCTCCTGTGCATCGTGGCGTCCACCGGCGTGACGCGCGAGGTCAAGGCGTCGCAGATCCCGAGCACGTGCAACCCCGGCCCGCCCGGCGCGCCCTTCACGGCGTCGCGCTACCCGGGCCTGAGGTGCAACAGCTACATCTGTGCCATCCCGTGCGCCACCGGCACCGCGGCCAAGTGCAACACGATCGAGGTGCGAGCCGAGAAGCCGGTCGACTACGGCTTCGCGCCGATCATCGGGTTCGACCAGGGCAACACCGGCTCCGTCGCCTCGGCGGCGTGCAAGGGCCCGTGCGGCAGCGAGGTCCCGAACCCGCTCGACATCGTCATCATGGCCGACCGCACGGCCTCCATGCCGTCGGCGGACCGGGCGCAGATGAAGATGGCGATCCTCAACTCGCTCAAGACGATGACGCCGTCGCTGCACCACGTCGCCTTCGGTGCCCTGGCCAAGTCCCGCACCTCCGGCTTCACGCCCAAGGGCAGCTTCATCCGCCCGACGCACCCGGCGACCCCGGTCTACGAGGACTGCGCCAGGTTCACGACGACGTCCACCCGCAACGCCTGCCGGGACCGCAACACCGCCAAGCAGACCGTCTACAACGCCGCCGTCGCCGACTGGGAGGCCGGCGAGTCCGCGTTCTCGAAGTCGGCGGGCTGGGACGGCACCGGCGAGACCGACAGCGACGGGATCTGCCGGTCCGAGGCGGTGCGCCTCAACGGCCGCGTCGCCGCCGACACCCGCAACGAGGGCACCTGGATCCCGGTGGACTGGACCAACGGCTACCTCACCGAGACGGGCGCGCTGGTCAGCAACAGTGCGCTGGTGGACGCCATCAGCTGCCTGCCCGAGTCGGCCTCGGGCGAGTACGGCACCAACATCGGCGGCTCGCTCAAGGCGGCGGTGCGCAAGGTGATGGGCGGCAGCACCGTCCCCGGCGCCTCCGACCGCCCGGGCACTCCCCGCAAGGTGGTCATCTTCGAGACCGACGGCCAGCCCGACGAGGTCGGCAGCGCGACGGGAAGCACGGCCATCGGCACCACCAGCGAGCTGTGGAGCGGCCAGCAGTCCACGAGCTCCTCGGTCAAGAACGGCACCAACGGCTGCAACCGGTTCAAGGAGGTAGCCACCAACGCCAAGGGGGCCGGCGTCATCGTGATCACGATCGGCTTCGGCTCGGCCACGACCGCGACCTGCGAGCGCTACTTCGACTTCGCCGGCGAGCAGAAGGTCAAGGACGTGCTCGCCTCGGCGGCCTCCAACGCACCCAGCGGCGGTCCGAGCACGGCGGGCGACTGCACCACCCCCGCGGGCATCGCGGCGGAGAACATCGATGGTGACTACTTCTTCTGCGCCACCAAGGGCGACGAGCTCGCCGAGATCTTCAAGACCGCGCTCAACCAGGTGAGCAACAGCATCAGGTTGATCAAGCTGCCCTGA
- the groL gene encoding chaperonin GroEL (60 kDa chaperone family; promotes refolding of misfolded polypeptides especially under stressful conditions; forms two stacked rings of heptamers to form a barrel-shaped 14mer; ends can be capped by GroES; misfolded proteins enter the barrel where they are refolded when GroES binds) yields MAKLIAFNEEARRGLERGMNTLADAVKVTLGPKGRNVVLEKKWGAPTITNDGVSIAKEIELEDPYEKIGAELVKEVAKKTDDVAGDGTTTATVLAQAMVREGLRNVAAGANPMGLKRGIEAAVAAVSEQLLAMAKDVETKEQIASTASISAADTTVGEIIAEAMDKVGKEGVITVEESNTFGLDLELTEGMRFDKGYISAYFATDLERMEAVLEDPYVLIANSKVSTVKDLLPLLEKVMQSGKPLLIIAEDVDGEALSTLVVNKIKGTFRSVAVKAPGFGDRRKAMLQDIAILTGGQVISEEVGLKLESAGLELLGQARKVVITKDETTIVEGAGDQAQIEGRVNQIRAEIEKSDSDYDREKLQERLAKLAGGVAVIKVGAATEVELKERKHRIEDAVRNAKAAVEEGIVAGGGVALVQAGAEAFTKLDLTGDEATGANIVRVAIEAPLKQIAINAGLEGGVVSEKVRNLEAGHGLNAATGDYVDMIAEGIIDPAKVTRSALQNAASIAALFLTTEAVVADKPEKAAAMPGGGDMGGMGGMDF; encoded by the coding sequence ATGGCCAAGCTGATTGCTTTCAACGAGGAGGCCCGCCGCGGCCTCGAGCGAGGGATGAACACCCTCGCCGACGCGGTCAAGGTCACCCTCGGCCCCAAGGGCCGCAACGTCGTCCTGGAGAAGAAGTGGGGCGCCCCCACCATCACCAACGACGGTGTCTCGATCGCCAAGGAGATCGAGCTGGAGGACCCCTACGAGAAGATCGGCGCCGAGCTGGTCAAGGAGGTCGCCAAGAAGACCGACGACGTCGCCGGTGACGGCACGACGACGGCCACCGTCCTGGCTCAGGCCATGGTCCGCGAGGGCCTGCGCAACGTCGCGGCCGGCGCGAACCCGATGGGCCTCAAGCGCGGCATCGAGGCCGCCGTCGCCGCCGTGTCCGAGCAGCTGCTCGCCATGGCGAAGGACGTCGAGACCAAGGAGCAGATCGCCTCCACCGCGTCGATCTCCGCCGCTGACACCACCGTCGGCGAGATCATCGCCGAGGCGATGGACAAGGTCGGCAAGGAAGGCGTCATCACCGTCGAGGAGTCCAACACCTTCGGGCTGGACCTCGAGCTGACCGAGGGCATGCGGTTCGACAAGGGCTACATCTCGGCCTACTTCGCCACCGACCTCGAGCGCATGGAGGCCGTGCTGGAGGACCCCTACGTCCTCATCGCCAACTCCAAGGTCTCCACGGTCAAGGACCTCCTGCCGCTGCTGGAGAAGGTCATGCAGTCCGGCAAGCCGCTGCTGATCATCGCCGAGGACGTCGACGGCGAGGCGCTGTCGACCCTGGTCGTCAACAAGATCAAGGGCACCTTCCGCTCCGTCGCCGTCAAGGCTCCGGGCTTCGGTGACCGCCGCAAGGCCATGCTGCAGGACATCGCCATCCTCACCGGTGGCCAGGTCATCTCCGAGGAGGTCGGCCTCAAGCTCGAGTCGGCCGGTCTCGAGCTGCTCGGCCAGGCCCGCAAGGTCGTCATCACCAAGGACGAGACCACCATCGTCGAGGGCGCCGGCGACCAGGCCCAGATCGAGGGCCGGGTCAACCAGATCCGCGCCGAGATCGAGAAGTCGGACTCCGACTACGACCGCGAGAAGCTCCAGGAGCGCCTCGCCAAGCTGGCCGGCGGCGTGGCCGTCATCAAGGTCGGCGCGGCCACCGAGGTCGAGCTCAAGGAGCGCAAGCACCGCATCGAGGACGCCGTGCGCAACGCCAAGGCCGCGGTCGAGGAGGGCATCGTCGCCGGTGGCGGCGTCGCGCTCGTCCAGGCCGGTGCCGAGGCGTTCACCAAGCTCGACCTGACCGGCGACGAGGCCACGGGTGCCAACATCGTCCGCGTCGCCATCGAGGCCCCGCTCAAGCAGATCGCGATCAACGCCGGTCTCGAGGGTGGCGTCGTGTCCGAGAAGGTGCGCAACCTCGAGGCGGGTCACGGCCTCAACGCCGCGACCGGTGACTACGTCGACATGATCGCCGAGGGCATCATCGACCCGGCCAAGGTCACGCGCTCCGCGCTGCAGAACGCCGCGTCGATCGCCGCGCTGTTCCTCACCACCGAGGCCGTCGTGGCCGACAAGCCCGAGAAGGCTGCCGCCATGCCCGGCGGTGGCGACATGGGCGGCATGGGCGGCATGGACTTCTGA
- a CDS encoding NTP transferase domain-containing protein, with product MTSVAGLLLAAGAGERFGGPKALARDDDGTSWLLRSVQALRPCAEVVVVLGAEAERAAALLPMSVWRVRADDWADGMGASLRTGLDALGPTAHDAALVSLVDLPDVGPAVVSRLLGAHEGPGDLARAAYDGVPGHPVLIGREHWAGVTATAAGDRGARDYLATHEVALVECADLATGADVDAR from the coding sequence GTGACGTCCGTGGCCGGGCTGCTCCTCGCCGCAGGCGCCGGGGAGCGGTTCGGCGGGCCGAAAGCCTTGGCCCGCGACGACGACGGCACCTCGTGGCTGCTCCGGTCCGTGCAGGCGCTCCGCCCGTGCGCCGAGGTCGTGGTGGTGCTGGGCGCGGAGGCAGAGCGGGCCGCCGCCCTGCTGCCGATGTCGGTGTGGCGCGTGCGCGCGGACGACTGGGCCGACGGGATGGGGGCCTCGCTCCGCACCGGCCTCGACGCCCTCGGCCCGACCGCGCACGACGCTGCGCTCGTCTCGCTGGTCGACCTCCCCGACGTGGGCCCGGCCGTGGTGTCCCGCCTGCTCGGAGCGCACGAAGGGCCCGGGGACCTGGCGCGAGCGGCGTACGACGGCGTGCCGGGCCACCCGGTCCTGATCGGGCGGGAGCACTGGGCGGGCGTCACCGCGACCGCCGCCGGCGACCGCGGTGCCCGCGACTACCTCGCCACGCACGAGGTCGCGCTCGTCGAGTGCGCCGACCTCGCCACCGGCGCCGACGTGGACGCCCGCTGA
- a CDS encoding AAA family ATPase, whose amino-acid sequence MPVRMDSAADVAARLGGTGYLADEELATVVFLAARMQRPLLVEGEPGTGKTALAEALAQSLDLPLVRLQCYEGIDASQALYDWDFPRQILHLRALEAAGDVDPDEAEKSLYDERFLLSRPVLAALRQAPAVLLVDEVDRADDEFEAFLLEVLSTWQVTIPEFGTVTAPEPPLVVLTSNRTRELHDALKRRCLYHWIDHPGLEREVQIVRSRAPEVSEVLAQQVVGLVQQLRSRDDLLKPPGVAETLDWARALTYLGAAELDLASAAATLGALLKYREDADRVKAALDRMMVR is encoded by the coding sequence ATGCCTGTGAGGATGGACTCCGCTGCGGACGTGGCTGCCCGGCTGGGCGGGACGGGATACCTCGCCGACGAGGAGCTGGCCACGGTGGTGTTCCTGGCCGCGCGCATGCAGCGGCCGCTGCTCGTCGAGGGCGAGCCGGGCACCGGCAAGACGGCCCTGGCCGAGGCGCTGGCCCAGAGCCTGGACCTGCCGCTGGTCCGGCTCCAGTGCTATGAGGGGATCGACGCCAGCCAGGCCCTCTACGACTGGGACTTCCCGCGGCAGATCCTCCACCTGCGGGCGCTGGAGGCGGCCGGTGACGTCGACCCCGACGAGGCGGAGAAGAGCCTCTACGACGAGCGCTTCCTGCTCTCGCGTCCGGTCCTCGCCGCGCTGCGGCAGGCGCCGGCGGTACTGCTGGTCGACGAGGTGGACCGCGCCGACGACGAGTTCGAGGCGTTCCTGCTGGAGGTGCTCTCGACCTGGCAGGTGACCATCCCCGAGTTCGGCACGGTCACCGCGCCCGAGCCGCCGCTCGTGGTGCTGACCTCCAACCGCACCCGCGAGCTGCACGACGCGCTGAAGCGTCGCTGCCTCTACCACTGGATCGACCACCCGGGCCTCGAGCGCGAGGTGCAGATCGTGCGCTCGCGCGCCCCGGAGGTCAGCGAGGTGCTGGCCCAGCAGGTGGTCGGCCTGGTCCAGCAGCTGCGCTCGCGCGACGACCTGCTCAAGCCGCCGGGCGTCGCGGAGACCCTCGACTGGGCACGCGCGCTGACCTACCTCGGTGCCGCGGAGCTCGACCTGGCCTCGGCGGCCGCGACGCTCGGCGCGCTGCTGAAGTACCGCGAGGACGCCGACCGGGTGAAGGCCGCGCTCGACCGGATGATGGTGCGATGA
- a CDS encoding vWA domain-containing protein, which yields MSTAPTSPTGPASPGRRSADEVLLGFTRALRASGVAVTQDRSQGFLAAVAAVGADDRRATYWAGRATLCGSPDDLARYDQVFAAWFDPRDGLPRARPRETPRPAAAHLLPDAEGAGTEGEGDEDVVRARASAAEALRHRDVATLDAAEKRRLAGMFARLSLRPPSRRTARHRRWHRGQVDAARTLRSSLRHLGEPGEIAWRRRGTRPRRVVLLVDVSGSMSAYADALLRLAHRLTQSARTTGGTVETFTVGTRLTHLTRALRSPDADRALVVAGEVVPDWSGGTRLGETLQVFLDRWGQRGMARGAVVVVFSDGWERGDAGLLGEQMARLQRVAHRVVWVNPHRGKAGYEPLQGGVVAALPHCDDFLAGHSLSTFADLTGVIARA from the coding sequence ATGAGCACCGCCCCGACCAGCCCGACCGGTCCGGCGTCGCCCGGACGTCGGTCCGCGGACGAGGTGCTGCTCGGCTTCACCCGTGCCCTGCGTGCCTCGGGCGTGGCGGTCACGCAGGACCGGTCGCAGGGCTTCCTCGCCGCGGTGGCCGCCGTCGGCGCCGACGACCGCCGGGCAACCTACTGGGCCGGGCGGGCGACGCTGTGCGGCTCGCCGGACGACCTGGCCCGCTACGACCAGGTGTTCGCCGCGTGGTTCGACCCGCGCGACGGGCTGCCGCGGGCGCGGCCGCGCGAGACGCCGCGCCCCGCTGCGGCGCACCTGCTGCCGGACGCCGAGGGTGCCGGCACGGAGGGCGAGGGTGACGAGGACGTCGTCCGCGCCCGGGCGTCGGCCGCGGAGGCGCTGCGGCACCGGGACGTCGCGACGCTCGACGCCGCCGAGAAGCGACGGCTGGCCGGGATGTTCGCCCGCCTCTCGCTGCGCCCGCCGAGCCGGCGTACGGCACGCCACCGCAGGTGGCACCGCGGCCAGGTCGACGCCGCCCGCACCCTGCGCAGCTCCCTGCGTCACCTCGGCGAGCCGGGCGAGATCGCGTGGCGCCGTCGCGGCACCCGGCCGCGGCGCGTGGTGCTGCTGGTCGACGTCAGCGGCTCGATGAGCGCGTACGCCGACGCGCTGCTGCGGCTGGCCCACCGCCTCACCCAGTCCGCGCGCACCACCGGCGGCACGGTCGAGACGTTCACGGTCGGTACCCGGCTGACGCACCTCACCCGGGCCCTGCGCTCGCCGGACGCCGACCGCGCCCTCGTGGTCGCGGGGGAGGTCGTCCCGGACTGGTCGGGCGGCACGCGGCTCGGGGAGACGCTGCAGGTGTTCCTCGATCGGTGGGGCCAGCGCGGCATGGCCCGCGGCGCCGTCGTCGTCGTCTTCAGCGACGGGTGGGAGCGCGGCGACGCCGGCCTGCTCGGCGAGCAGATGGCCCGGCTCCAGCGGGTCGCCCACCGCGTCGTCTGGGTCAACCCGCACCGAGGGAAGGCGGGCTACGAGCCGCTGCAGGGCGGCGTGGTGGCCGCGCTGCCGCACTGCGACGACTTCCTCGCCGGCCACTCGCTCTCCACCTTCGCCGACCTCACCGGGGTGATCGCCCGTGCGTGA
- a CDS encoding XdhC/CoxI family protein, whose product MRDVLPDLLAWWEAGETIGVGTVVATFRSAPRPPGASMLVGPDETAVGSVSGGCVEGAVYELAQEVVGTGQPVLERYGVSDDDAFAVGLTCGGILDVFVERVSRETFPELGGVAADIEAGRPVALVTVIEHPDPERVGRRMVVRPEGPAEGSLGSGRADAAVHDDALGLLAAGTNATVTYGPDGERRGEGMRVFVWGFAPKPRMLVFGAIDFAAAVAKVGSFLGYHVTVCDARPVFATTSRFPGADEVVVDWPHRYLAAEVDAGRVDPRTVLAVLTHDPKFDVPLLEVALRLGEDVRPRYIGAMGSRRTHHERMARLVEAGLSADELALLSSPIGLDLGARTPEETAVSIAAEIVARQWGGSGERLATTHGRIHHDD is encoded by the coding sequence GTGCGTGACGTGCTGCCCGACCTCCTCGCGTGGTGGGAGGCCGGCGAGACCATCGGCGTCGGCACGGTCGTCGCGACCTTCCGGTCCGCGCCGCGGCCCCCCGGCGCCTCCATGCTGGTCGGGCCCGACGAGACCGCCGTGGGCTCCGTGTCCGGCGGCTGCGTGGAGGGCGCGGTCTACGAGCTCGCGCAGGAGGTGGTGGGCACCGGGCAGCCGGTGCTCGAGCGCTACGGCGTGTCCGACGACGACGCCTTCGCCGTCGGCCTGACCTGCGGCGGCATCCTCGACGTCTTCGTCGAGCGGGTCTCGCGCGAGACGTTCCCCGAGCTCGGCGGGGTCGCGGCCGACATCGAGGCGGGGCGGCCGGTCGCCCTGGTCACGGTCATCGAGCACCCCGACCCCGAGCGGGTGGGCAGGCGGATGGTCGTGCGGCCGGAGGGACCCGCGGAGGGCTCGCTCGGCTCCGGGCGCGCGGACGCCGCCGTCCACGACGACGCCCTCGGCCTCCTGGCCGCGGGCACCAACGCCACCGTGACCTACGGCCCCGACGGGGAGCGGCGCGGCGAGGGGATGCGCGTGTTCGTGTGGGGGTTCGCCCCCAAGCCGCGGATGCTGGTCTTCGGGGCCATCGACTTCGCGGCGGCCGTGGCCAAGGTCGGCTCGTTCCTCGGCTACCACGTCACGGTGTGCGACGCCCGTCCCGTCTTCGCCACGACGTCGCGCTTCCCCGGGGCGGACGAGGTCGTCGTCGACTGGCCGCACCGCTACCTCGCGGCCGAGGTCGATGCCGGCCGCGTCGACCCGCGGACGGTGCTCGCGGTGCTGACCCACGACCCGAAGTTCGACGTGCCGCTGCTGGAGGTGGCGCTGCGCCTCGGCGAGGACGTCCGCCCGCGCTACATCGGCGCCATGGGGTCGCGGCGCACGCACCACGAGCGGATGGCGCGGCTCGTCGAGGCGGGTCTCTCGGCGGACGAGCTCGCCCTGCTGTCGTCCCCGATCGGCCTCGACCTCGGTGCCCGTACGCCCGAGGAGACGGCGGTCTCGATCGCGGCCGAGATCGTCGCCCGGCAGTGGGGCGGGTCGGGCGAGCGGCTCGCCACGACCCACGGCCGCATCCACCACGACGACTGA
- a CDS encoding exonuclease/endonuclease/phosphatase family protein, producing MFSLPALPRVLARPTALLAATVLLTTGAAGGPPAQAREQDRASASAATSGPGKEFVVASLNLKKGMRVAGMRHDIGQVLDGEASVIGFQERLFSRPALRAALPKSWTLLMPKGPTGTDDNPIAFDKDVWELERTWAPLLTATTWRRYSGRIAHDQYGVAAVLRHRRSGHVIRAVSFHLPNHLHNRRTGGPNYANRRGVEAMWRMASRIRSIGQRAPEGHQLVAMCDCNVTANRDTTDHLVRGRITRPLRLETNYSADRHRRGSGIDYVMGERDSDFRIHSFHSYRNLVTDHPGIVATFRRAR from the coding sequence GTGTTTTCGCTCCCCGCCCTGCCCCGTGTCCTCGCCCGACCGACCGCGCTCCTCGCGGCCACGGTCCTGCTGACCACCGGTGCGGCGGGTGGTCCACCCGCGCAGGCGCGTGAGCAGGACCGCGCGTCGGCCTCGGCCGCCACGTCCGGCCCCGGCAAGGAGTTCGTCGTGGCGTCGCTGAACCTCAAGAAGGGGATGCGGGTCGCGGGCATGCGCCACGACATCGGGCAGGTCCTGGACGGCGAGGCCTCGGTCATCGGCTTCCAGGAGCGGCTCTTCAGCCGCCCGGCACTGCGGGCGGCCCTGCCGAAGTCGTGGACCCTGCTGATGCCGAAGGGCCCGACCGGCACCGACGACAACCCGATCGCCTTCGACAAGGACGTCTGGGAGCTCGAGCGGACCTGGGCCCCCCTCCTGACCGCCACCACGTGGCGGCGCTACTCCGGCCGGATCGCCCACGACCAGTACGGCGTCGCGGCGGTGCTCAGGCACCGGAGGAGCGGGCACGTCATCCGGGCCGTCAGCTTCCACCTGCCCAACCACCTCCACAACCGGCGCACGGGCGGGCCCAACTACGCCAACCGCCGCGGCGTGGAGGCCATGTGGCGGATGGCGAGCAGGATCCGCTCGATCGGGCAGCGCGCGCCGGAGGGTCACCAGCTCGTCGCGATGTGCGACTGCAACGTCACGGCCAACCGCGACACGACCGACCACCTCGTGCGGGGACGGATCACCAGGCCGCTCCGGCTGGAGACCAACTACTCCGCCGACCGGCACCGCCGGGGCTCGGGGATCGACTACGTGATGGGCGAGCGCGACTCGGACTTCCGGATCCACTCCTTCCACTCCTACCGGAACCTGGTCACCGACCACCCGGGCATCGTCGCCACCTTCAGGCGAGCGCGCTGA